From the Diadema setosum chromosome 6, eeDiaSeto1, whole genome shotgun sequence genome, the window ATAGTATGGTCTCAAAGTTGAATTTGCCTAATTTATTGGAAAACATAAATCGATTGAATCCCCTTGCCCTCATTGTGCTCTATAGTGCTCTGCACTGTCGTTTCAGGTGAAAATACTTGTTCATGTTTGTGAAAAATGTAGCGATATTGGGACACACATGCACTCAGCGTGAGACCACAGAAACTAAGAGGtaaacatgtacaattcatTATGTAATTCTGATATTGTGCtatgttcattttcataatcataatcatacagGAATCGGTCTAGGTCTGGCACTCACGCCTAGTCTTACGATGGTCGGAAGGTACTTTGATAAGCGGTACAGCATGGCCAACGGTCTGTCGTACGCCGGCTCCGGTGTAGGGATACTGGTCCTAGCACCGTTGGCCCAGCTCCTCATCGATACGTACGGCTGGCGGGGTGGACTTCTTATCATGGGCTCCCTGTGTTTTCACGTGAGCACGTGCGGGGTTCTCCTGCGGCCGCTGAGCCATTCGACGTCGCCGACTCGCCGTAGCAACAAGATGCAATACAAACAAGTGCCCGCCGATGAACAGCACTCCCTTGCCAATGGAGACCAGACGCACGTACAAGAAGAGCGCCCCCATCACGACTCTACGCCGGAAGTGAACGGATTGCACGACGCGAAAAGATCCACGGAGGATATTGAAATGCAAGGCGTAGAAGGGACAAGGACGAGAACAGATGAGGATATAAAGGAGACCAGTGTGTTAGGAGACACAGATGGAACGGATGACAAAATGGAATACGAAGAAGTCGATCTTGAGAAAGGGCAAGCGGAGAATGAAACGGACAGCGATGACGAGGTGGAGGCCGAGGCTGAATCTGCCAGAGAGCGCTGTTTCTCTCTCCTGGGCCTGTCCCTCTTCACAGACGTCGGCTTCCTCATCCTCATGGTCGCCCAGTTCTGCGGCCGGTTCACCTACATGGGCTGGCTCATCTACCTCGTGCCCCACGCGCACGACAAAGGCGTTGAGCCCATGCAAGCAACTTTCATCGCGTCGGTCGCCGGTGTGTCGAACATTATCGCCCGCGCTGGCCACGGGCTTCTTGTTGACTACAAGCTACTTACCGCTGGGCAGTTGCTCACAATTGCTTCCTTTTTCTCGGCAGCGCCCATGATTCTGGACCCTTTTTTAAATACGTACGGGACGCTAATAGCCGGTTCTCTGGTCTACGGGCTGGCTAGCGGCGTCTTCTTTCCCATCGCAGTGGTGGTGGTCAAACAGACGATTGGAATGGAGCGCTTTCCCAACGCACTTGGTTGGTCCTACGGGTTTGCAGGAATAGGGAGAATGTCCGCCGGCTTTTTAACAGGTGAATGTCGCTTGACTTCATCAACACGGTTTTCAtgaatattcttcattacaTTGAAGGAACAGAAGTCCTTGGTTTTAAGAAAACTCAAGGAAAAGTTGTCAAAAATTAACTGAATCAGAGAAAGGGTAGACGCTTCTTCTAAAAGAACcatgcaagtaaaaaaaaaaaaaaaaaccttaaaaaGGCACACCTCTGTTTTATCTTATCGTTTTGTTAGTGATCAACAGAAGCGGGTGCCTAAACAAGTGCAAACCTTAGGGAAACGTTGCAGATACTCTCCTTTTGTATGAAATTTTTGAGCACTTTTTACACTAAAAGTTAATCAGATTTTGGTGCCCGTCTGTTTCAGGTGTTGCCACGTGTCACATATCGATATGTCTCGAAGGAAACTCAGATGTTATTTGGGATAATTTTTACCAAGCGTTGTCGAGCAACCTGAAAATCTGGATTATCTATTCAAAAAGTCTACGAAAGGTCAATTCAAAAGGTAAAACCACAAAAATAGATAGTTGCTTagaaataaaagaagtaaaCCAGAAGTCTGTAAACTTTGTGAAATATGGCATTAATGATAGGAAAAAACCAAGCATTCATGAATGTGTCTTCTGTTCCTTTTCTGCAGGGTGGCTCTACGATCAATTCGGGAGCTACAACGCGTCCTTCCTCATGCTAGGCGGGATACAACTTTTTGCTTCCGCCTTGCTCATTGTATTGCTTTGCATGTCCGCCAAGAAAACATGTACGTCTTCATGACAACTCCCCCGGGCTATCTTTCTTTCCCCACATCACTCCACTGATCTCTCTCTgactctttctctctttctgcgGCGGGTATTGGCGTGTCACCGATGCACGGATTGAGTCTACTCCAAACTCTGCTACAAAGTTCGAAGTTCTGCAAGAAGTGGCGAACGAGACAACGTGCGCAAGCATGGAACGAATGGACGCTCGAAAATCATCAGCTAGAACTGCCTGTTACACCGCAGATCGAATCAAACAGAAACAGATTTGCTCAATTCTGAACTGTGTACACTCTTCCttgctctgtttttgtttttatttttttatcttacCAATTACAATGTGACATGCAATCGGTGTGAGCTGCATCAATTCAATAGCATTGGAGAATATGAAAGGACATTCAGTGATGATGTGTACCGAAGATTGTCTGCGTAGTACAAAGATGTGTATGTACTACATTGTTTTGAATGTAAAATGTTATCTGCATTTTATTGCCAGCAACAATCTCACTAGCCTAAAATTGGGCCAAGAGCTGCATACACGTCTGCAATGCTCTACTTGTCTGATCTATTCTTATAGAAAACATCATCTAAGTGCTTAACAAGCCAGTCCGTTTTCTGTCTTGAACACATAACCGCACACACATTGACACATAAAGAATATGACCACCAGTAGTCGTGAGAAATTGGTAGAAGGTCTGTTTTCGTCCAAATTCGTCCATTAACCTATCTCATTTTCCTCccatgtctgttttttttttccagcataaTCGAATGTATTCGGACACCAGGCTGTCGTTGTAGGTGCGCTGTCTTTAATAATTTATAGGCTACGTCTCAGGAACATATATCTGATATTGCTCTTCAGTAGCCCTAACCATACCCACCCACAAACTTTCGTGAAAgaaatgcgttttttttttgaaacttcAACTACAACTTGGCAAGATTCGACGTGTGAAATAATCTACACGACACAGTTTTGAGGTATTTTTGATCTTCGAATATTGACATCTATTCGTCTCAAGGGGGTATTCTTTTCTTTACCTCTCCTAAAAATGTGCATGATATAAGATGCATTCTTCAAGAACATGGAAGGATTCTCTATCTCAGAAATTTGATAACTCTTTTACACATGTTATaagtatgattatgataattatcatcaatcaaaataatgctgttattattattattgtgatcGATATTACTTTcggtattatcatcattatctctTGCGCCATTAACTTATCTTTTTTGTGCTGGTCTCTCCATCTGGTACGCAAGACtacaatcacacaactttcatATTGAAGGCAAAGTatcaaaaaagcaaaacaaatataaaaacaaaactaaccAACCCCACCCCAAACTCTAATTGAATTTCAATTGGTCCGCTCAGACCAATGATATCGTTCACTGTGCTTGCTGCTTCAACCTAATCACACAGATTCAGAACGTGATATATAGGTAGATCGACTCTTTTGCAAACATCAGGAATGGAAAGCCTATGATATACTTTTGTATCTTACGATAAATTTATGGTGATGGGTCTTTGTGATTATTCTGGAACAAACTATGTACCCCCTTCCTTGACCCCGTTTGACTCTCTTTGAATCCAGACTTCTCAAACGTACGAAAAGAGATTTTGGAGCTATCGACTTTACCATAATCGGGAAGTTCAGTGTATTCAGTCTGCAGTTTCTTCAGCCCCGTGTTAATTTGCTTTGTTTACTGATCCACGagggaatcttttttttttttttttttttgcttaatatAAAAGATATCGTTTCTTCCACGACAGCTTCTACCATAGACCATTTTGCAATGTATTGCAATTTAAGgctgtttctttttcatacagCCTAGTAATTAAGAATCATCATTAATGTGGCTCCCTCCAATTAAGTTCCCAAGGCAGGAGTTCATTTATATGTTGCTGTAAGGGGCAAGCCTCCGGCAAGCGTTTTGGTTTGGAAGGGCATGTTTTGTgaataaaatacatttaacaTAGAACTTGATACATTATCGAGCCGGTCTATTACTAGTAGACGAAATCTCGTGCAATCTGCAATGAATAGCAATATatcgttgttgttattgttgttgtagtttCGTTCTGTCGGTTTTTGATATGCTCGTTTCGGAGTTTCATATTGCACATGGGTATAGAGAAAGATCATTGTACcaacagccatttttttttttttagttcaccGAGATAAGCATCTATGTTATGATCATATTCATGTAATCTTTAGAGGCTCTTGTCAGCACATGCACGTAACAGCTAGCCTGTTATTTGGCAATATAGATATAATTAAACaaatgaaggggtcggtgcaataatagtgctaacccacacaatggtcattttgagataatcgctgttgaatgttttgaaagtccatacattgtacattaataaaacatgaatgcgtGCATTTTTTGCAGTCtgattggttgaattcaaatatgatattttcacggaggttagagtgaaggataaggatcatgaaaatgcatgtaactcaattttgacaaaagtgtgggttagcactatattgcaccgaccccttcaaatgTTAATGCATTTAAAAGATAATGATTAAATGCTGTTTCCCAACGTGTTAATTGgcggaccattctggtcacatGCCTATCACGCTTTGTTTGTAGCATTAGTGATGAATTCCATATTGTTACGTCAGACAAGCGTATTGCATTGTCTTGTTGAAAATCAATGAAGTGCCAAACcaactcagaaaaaaaaaataaagcaaaaaacagaaatgtaaTTTGTGCCAGACATAATGTACACACGAGCTGACTACAAACTGGCAAACTTCAGCGTATCTTAAATCGTCTAAAAACAACTACGTTTTAAATTATCGTCCGCTCGATGTGCGATCAGCGTATTACAACTGTTCCATGCCTAAGATAGAGTGGTAGGGGTTTTACTTTTCATTTAGACAGAAATTATGCAAAGTAATAGGATATAGAAATAAGCTGAGGGCGGGTCAATCTTAGCTGGCAAAGGAATGATCAACTTTCGAAGTATTTAAATGTAGCCGGGATGATTTATTAGTCTCATCACTTCAAGGTGGTGCCCCAAACCTATGGTGTAACTATGAAGGGTTTCACCAATCTCACATGTGCAAATACAGAGATCCTTCTTCGTCACTCactcaacaacaacagcaacatcgTCAACACTAccaacaccaccaacaacaccaccatcatcaccaccaccaccaccatcaccacccaccatcaccatcaccaccaacaccaacaccaacaccaacaccaccaccaccaccaccaacaacaacaacagcatcaacatcaacgaaaacaacaacaaacaacaacgaTAATTTAATGGTATTGTTTGTAGAGgtagacaaattgaagaaaattcacacctcaaccttcactCCTCTACTTTCAGGAATGATCTCTTGCTTTCAGTAATGTCTTGTCCGCcatggactacttaacataacaatgtcggaatttggAGCTTaggtatttgttccaagttcatcgtgtcactgccagCAACCAGGccggatagcctggtggtagtgtcgatGCCCGGAAAGCAATAGATGGCAAGTGCGAGTCCCGTAGTTCCCCCCTTTCCCCCTGATATATCAGCAGTTGTttatagagggagacaaattgaagaaaactcacatCTCAAGTTAAtggtatgttgttgttgttgttgttggttttttttttaataaggtgCACACAACAAATGGAAGTGAGAAATATTGAAGGAACGTAGTTAGCACAATTGCTTTAAATGCAGTGATATTAGTAGGATTAGGTGTGACCACAAGAATGCATCGAATCGTTTAAATAGAAAATAGATCGTAACATTTACAGTCACGATGTAGGGTATTTATTCTGGAGTATAGAGAAGGTGACGTTTTAGCATGCTTTATGACGTCTTCGTATACAATGTAGGTAGGCTGCCAGTATAATGTGCAGGCAAGAGTTTTGATAAGAGCTCCAAAACATTCCCATAGTTTCATCCTGCGAAGAGTGCCATGATAATACTGTATGTCTAAAAGATATCGTGTTCActtggaaagtgtgtttctttatttgtgtgtttggtgattttctttttaatgtctcTTCGCCGAACAGCTCTGAGTGCAATATATATACACCTTCTTGTTTCTGCTGTTGAAAATTTAAAGTGCCTCTCCGTCATATACCTTTCCATCGTTCTTAAAGTCACATTCTCGCCTTTGTCTCAGTAATTTGCTGTTATATATTTATAGTAGTTGTGCAAAACATGTCTCGCAGTGGGTGTATGACTTCTGTTACTGTTCTGCTCAGCGTGTTCCCAGCgtatttgtgaaaaagaaaaagaagaacaagaacaaaaaaaaaaaagaagacgatGGATATACTCAGCACCATGTgcggtgtgtatgtgtgttgtgagATCATTCAGGgtataaaaagagtgaaaataatgAATGCACAAATTGATTATTAAATTGGATGAAAGTAGCAGATGATGTTTttggtttatatatatatatatatatatatatatatatatatatatatatatatatatatattatacatacatgaagagtcttatcgcaaaacgagctaacttcATTCTTggtaagttgagatatttgttatTAAAGTTGCTAAAACACGCagaagataataaaaaaatgcaaGATATTTTCagtcataacttctagaataatCCTtgttagctcattttgcaataaaactcttcatgttatatatatatatatacgtttgtttctttgtttctttgatgCAACAGCgggatcgaaaaaaaaaaacaactgctgtGCGCTGCGCTGTCACTTCCTTTAACAATGGTGGTTATTTCTATATGTTTCTAACTCTTCCGAAGTGTATTGTAACTTTTTTATCATTCGGAAGATTTTTGCATGGTTGTGTATGTAAGCTTTACTTTGTTTGTACAGGTCCTTTCAAGTGGGAATGTATTGtagtgaaaacaaaatattctatCTAAGATATAATGTATTGATACATGATATAATATACTGGTATAATGTATAAATAGATGCAGTGATTGTTGATTGGGAATCTTGAAAAGAGAACGCATCAGTGATAATGATTACAGATACTTCTATGCAATGAAATAGAACTGTCGACTATATTAACTGCAATGCAGTTATGCGATCTAAAACTGCATTTTCCTTGTGGTAATGACTCGTCTAATCCCACCGTCGATTGTGGTTGTTTTCCTCTCTGTTTTGTCCTGATTTTGTAAGGTTTCTGTTTTAAGAGCTGTTTTATATATGATATGTCATCGTATGCGAAGAATCGAAAAAAGTCAGCCAGAGTAATGCTCGGGACGCGTCTTAAACAATTAAACAGATTATGTTC encodes:
- the LOC140229616 gene encoding monocarboxylate transporter 13-like translates to MEIEFSLLDTAVGFLKYAKLPSESPKELSSNNNGDTGSHSNGFGAGHEVTTPEKAKGQGASPDEDSKSETAPRAPDGGYGWFILLAAHCTLIFREGIAKCLGIFLPTFRSYFGVSTSLIGWVSSLCVTFADFTGLISGPLCRRFGCRPIAIAGGIFGGGGLILASLTTEVGELSVCLSLSGIGLGLALTPSLTMVGRYFDKRYSMANGLSYAGSGVGILVLAPLAQLLIDTYGWRGGLLIMGSLCFHVSTCGVLLRPLSHSTSPTRRSNKMQYKQVPADEQHSLANGDQTHVQEERPHHDSTPEVNGLHDAKRSTEDIEMQGVEGTRTRTDEDIKETSVLGDTDGTDDKMEYEEVDLEKGQAENETDSDDEVEAEAESARERCFSLLGLSLFTDVGFLILMVAQFCGRFTYMGWLIYLVPHAHDKGVEPMQATFIASVAGVSNIIARAGHGLLVDYKLLTAGQLLTIASFFSAAPMILDPFLNTYGTLIAGSLVYGLASGVFFPIAVVVVKQTIGMERFPNALGWSYGFAGIGRMSAGFLTGWLYDQFGSYNASFLMLGGIQLFASALLIVLLCMSAKKTCTSS